The following coding sequences are from one Fusobacterium simiae window:
- the rbfA gene encoding 30S ribosome-binding factor RbfA, translating to MKKQRLEGIGKEIMRVISKVILEEVKNPKIKGLVSVTEVDVTEDLKFADTYFSILPPLNNDEKQYNHEEILEALNEIKGFLRKRVAEEVDIRYTPEIRVKLDNSMENAMKITKLLNDLKV from the coding sequence TTGAAAAAGCAAAGGCTTGAAGGTATTGGAAAAGAAATTATGAGAGTAATATCTAAGGTTATTCTTGAAGAAGTTAAAAATCCTAAAATAAAAGGTTTAGTTTCAGTTACAGAAGTCGATGTTACAGAAGATTTAAAATTTGCAGATACATATTTTAGTATTCTGCCACCTTTAAATAACGATGAAAAGCAATATAATCATGAAGAAATTTTAGAAGCCTTAAATGAAATAAAAGGATTTTTAAGAAAAAGAGTTGCAGAAGAAGTAGATATAAGATATACTCCTGAAATAAGAGTTAAATTAGATAATTCTATGGAAAATGCTATGAAAATCACTAAACTTTTAAATGATTTGAAAGTTTAG
- the infB gene encoding translation initiation factor IF-2, with product MKVRVHELAKKHEIKNKEFLEILKKDIGITVTSHLSNLDEDQVKKIDDYFAKMNMLKVETPEPVKVHKEKKEEKPIRKIIAEDENGDNKGYSQKNNKKAKFQQIKNKKNNNITFDEDGNSHKSKSKKKKGRRTDFVLKTVETTPDVVEEDGIKIIKFRGELTLGDFAEKLGVNSAEIIKKLFLKGKMLTINSPITLDMAEELAVDYDVLVEEEQEVELDFGEKFDLEIEDKEADLKERPPVITIMGHVDHGKTSLLDAIRTTNVVGGEAGGITQKIGAYQVERDGKRITFIDTPGHEAFTDMRARGAQVTDIAILVVAADDGVMPQTVEAISHAKVAKVPIIVAVNKIDKPEANPMRVKQELMEHGLVSAEWGGDVEFVEVSAKQKINLDGLLDTILITAEILELKGNTKKRAKGVVLESRLDPKIGPIADILVQEGTLKIGDVIVAGEVQGKVKALLNDKGERVNNATVSQPVEVIGFNNVPDAGDTMYVIQNEQHAKRIVEEVRKERKIQETTKKTISLESLSDQFKHEDLKELNLILRADSKGSVDALRDSLLKLSNDEVAVSIIQAASGAITESDVKLAEAAGAIIIGYNVRPTTKALKEAEVSKVEIRTSGIIYHITEDIEKALAGMLEPEYKEEYLGRIEIKKVFKVSKVGNIAGCIVIDGKVKNDSNIRILRDNVVIYEGKLASLKRFKDDAKEVVAGQECGLGVENFNDIKEGDVVEAFEMVEVKRTLK from the coding sequence ATGAAAGTAAGAGTTCATGAATTAGCTAAGAAACATGAAATTAAAAATAAAGAGTTCTTAGAAATATTGAAAAAAGATATAGGTATAACCGTTACATCTCACCTATCTAATTTAGATGAAGACCAAGTAAAAAAAATAGATGATTATTTTGCAAAAATGAATATGCTTAAAGTGGAAACACCGGAACCAGTAAAGGTTCATAAAGAAAAGAAAGAAGAAAAGCCAATTAGAAAAATAATAGCTGAAGACGAAAATGGTGATAATAAAGGATATTCCCAAAAAAATAATAAAAAAGCAAAATTCCAACAAATAAAGAATAAAAAAAATAATAATATAACTTTTGATGAAGATGGAAATAGCCATAAAAGTAAAAGTAAAAAGAAAAAAGGTAGAAGAACAGATTTTGTATTAAAAACTGTTGAAACAACTCCAGATGTAGTTGAAGAAGATGGAATAAAAATCATCAAATTTAGAGGCGAATTGACACTAGGGGACTTTGCAGAAAAATTAGGTGTAAACAGTGCTGAAATTATTAAAAAATTATTCTTAAAAGGGAAAATGTTAACAATAAACAGCCCTATAACTTTGGATATGGCGGAAGAACTTGCAGTTGATTATGATGTTTTAGTTGAAGAAGAACAAGAAGTGGAATTAGATTTTGGAGAAAAATTTGATTTAGAAATAGAAGATAAAGAAGCTGACTTAAAAGAAAGACCACCTGTTATAACAATAATGGGACATGTTGACCACGGAAAAACTTCACTTCTTGATGCTATAAGAACTACTAATGTTGTAGGAGGAGAAGCAGGGGGGATAACTCAAAAAATTGGTGCTTACCAAGTTGAAAGAGATGGTAAAAGAATAACTTTTATAGACACTCCTGGACATGAGGCTTTTACTGATATGAGAGCTAGAGGAGCACAAGTAACAGATATAGCAATATTAGTTGTTGCAGCAGATGATGGTGTAATGCCACAAACAGTTGAAGCAATATCCCATGCTAAGGTTGCAAAAGTACCTATAATTGTTGCAGTAAACAAGATTGATAAACCTGAAGCAAACCCTATGAGAGTAAAACAAGAACTTATGGAACATGGTCTAGTTTCTGCTGAATGGGGTGGAGATGTTGAATTTGTTGAAGTTTCTGCAAAACAAAAGATAAATCTTGATGGTTTATTGGATACTATACTTATAACAGCAGAAATTCTTGAATTAAAGGGAAATACTAAAAAAAGAGCTAAGGGAGTTGTTTTGGAATCAAGACTTGACCCAAAAATAGGGCCAATAGCAGATATTTTAGTTCAAGAAGGAACATTAAAAATAGGTGATGTTATAGTTGCAGGAGAAGTTCAAGGTAAGGTAAAGGCACTTTTAAACGATAAAGGTGAGAGAGTAAATAATGCAACAGTATCTCAACCAGTGGAAGTAATTGGATTTAATAATGTTCCAGATGCAGGAGATACTATGTATGTTATTCAAAATGAACAACATGCAAAGAGGATAGTTGAAGAAGTCAGAAAAGAAAGAAAAATTCAAGAAACAACTAAGAAAACTATATCTCTTGAAAGTTTATCAGATCAATTTAAACATGAAGATTTAAAAGAATTAAATCTTATTTTAAGAGCAGATTCAAAAGGATCAGTTGATGCTTTAAGAGATTCATTATTGAAATTATCTAATGATGAAGTTGCAGTAAGCATTATTCAAGCAGCATCTGGTGCTATAACTGAAAGTGATGTCAAACTTGCAGAAGCAGCAGGAGCAATAATAATTGGATACAATGTAAGACCTACAACTAAGGCTTTAAAAGAAGCAGAAGTAAGTAAGGTAGAGATAAGGACTTCTGGTATAATTTACCATATAACAGAAGACATTGAAAAAGCACTTGCAGGAATGTTAGAGCCAGAATATAAAGAAGAATACTTAGGAAGAATAGAAATTAAAAAGGTATTTAAAGTATCTAAGGTTGGAAATATTGCAGGTTGTATTGTGATAGATGGAAAAGTTAAAAATGATTCAAATATAAGAATACTTAGAGATAATGTTGTTATATATGAAGGGAAATTAGCTTCATTAAAGAGATTTAAAGATGATGCTAAGGAAGTTGTAGCAGGACAAGAATGTGGACTTGGCGTTGAAAACTTTAATGATATAAAAGAAGGCGATGTGGTAGAAGCATTTGAAATGGTAGAAGTAAAAAGAACACTAAAATAA
- a CDS encoding DUF448 domain-containing protein produces the protein MSSTHIPERSCIICRSKKEKSKLFRLAKIKETSYEFDKEQKKQTRAIYVCKSLNCLGKLAKHNKVKLDSQDLISMLNIVNKANKNYLNILNSMKNSGELVFGINLLFENIEHVHFIVMAQDVSKKNEEKIFRKVNELKIPYVVVGTMEELGKIFNKEEINVIGIKDKKMAKGLIND, from the coding sequence ATGAGTAGTACTCATATACCAGAAAGAAGTTGTATAATTTGTAGGTCTAAAAAAGAAAAATCTAAATTATTTAGACTTGCCAAAATAAAGGAAACTTCCTATGAATTTGATAAAGAGCAAAAAAAACAGACAAGAGCTATATATGTATGTAAATCACTTAATTGTTTAGGAAAATTAGCTAAGCATAATAAAGTAAAACTTGATAGCCAAGATTTAATATCTATGTTAAATATAGTTAATAAGGCAAATAAAAATTATTTAAATATATTAAATTCAATGAAAAATTCAGGAGAATTAGTTTTTGGAATAAACTTACTTTTTGAAAATATAGAACATGTCCATTTTATAGTAATGGCACAAGATGTTTCTAAAAAGAATGAAGAGAAGATATTTAGAAAAGTGAATGAATTGAAAATTCCATATGTTGTGGTGGGAACTATGGAAGAGCTAGGAAAAATATTTAATAAAGAAGAAATAAATGTCATTGGAATAAAAGACAAAAAAATGGCAAAAGGATTAATAAATGATTAA